Genomic DNA from Dioscorea cayenensis subsp. rotundata cultivar TDr96_F1 chromosome 1, TDr96_F1_v2_PseudoChromosome.rev07_lg8_w22 25.fasta, whole genome shotgun sequence:
ACAGTCTCAATTTGTATATTTAGTTTTAGTAGCATCAACATACCATTTATTTGCCATGAAATTATCCCTCCAGCATCTTAATGTTCTGTAGTAATGTATGCCAATATTTTCCAATTGCTCCACACTACATTATACATGAAATACCTCTTAATTAGATTCACAATGATTAATATACATTAATGcacttgaaatatatataaatatatatagtataaataGTTACCAAAGCCTAGAAGAAGAAGCCATGGCAGATGTAATTCTACTGAGAGAAGGGAGACATCCTCCAGTGAAGATATATTCCTTCATAAAACCAGAACTTCTTCTGTGTTCATCATATCTTTCATCTGGAATTGAGCTGAACTGCATTGTAATGTGACTCAATTATAAATTCACATTTTCTGATGAGGACTAATCATAAGTTTGAGATTTTGATCATATTTTTTACCTGTAAAACAAATACTCCATCCTCAGCTAAAACTGAATCACAACAACTGAAGAACTCTCCCATGTATTCATGTCCTATATGTTCAATCATCtcactagtatatatatatatatatatatatatatagttattgcAGACTGAAAAATTTATACACAAGATAAGGAAATTAAAGTTTGGTTGTGATCATGTTACCAAGATATAATCCTGTTGTATTTGCGGGACCTTGGTAATTGACGATAATCACATAGAAGGAATGTTATTCGGTCCTGAAAGATATACACAAACTTGATTTGATATATAAAGCATTGCATTGAAGATTGAAGattataaatttgaaagaaaaacaaccTCTAAACCAGCATCTTTTACTCTACTTTGTGCATAGTGTAGTTGCTCTTTGGATAAAGTTATGCCGGTATATTTGCAACCAGTTTGCTTCACAACTTCAATGGCTAAACTTCCCCAACCACAACCGATATCGAGAATTTCATGCTGACTATTGATTCTTGCCTTGATGgtgaagaaaaattaaagaaattagtCAGAAGAGTAACTAATATATATCTGCAAAATATTCTCCAACTTACCTTCtcaattaaaagagaaatttttcgtATTTGTGCAACTTTCAAATCTTCATTTTCTGACTGTAAAGTTACATTAAGGACAACAAAAATCAGGGCAGAATACAAGTTGAGATTATGAACTTATTTTATGAGTATGTAATCTAGAGAGGTGCATGAACCTTAAATATTGCTGAGGAATATGTCATTGTTTCAtctaaaaacaaagagaagaaggcATTGctctacataaaaaaaaaaagtatgtcagtttttatattttttcccccTTAAAATGTCTTCTATAATGATGCATTAGATATGTACCAGATCATAATGCTGAGAAATATTTTGACGGGCTTGTGGAATAGTGTTTTGCCTTGAAACATGCCGGAAAAAATATCTAGCAGATGCAACTCTAGCTATAAGAAGTAATGGTGTCCACCACCCCCTGTCCATGTTATTGAGAAAATCCTTCCAAATATAAATTCAAGGAATACATGCATATGATTCATTTATTCTGAACTTAAGCTTGAACTCAAAGCAAAACACATAGAGATGAAGAAACCTATTAATAGTCTTTCTAGATGAATTCCTCAAATCCATATTGGCAATTAGAATCTGCACATGAAAATGGATCATAGTTAGGTTACTGAAGAGAGTAAGATACCAAATTACATTTCTTCCAACTTGGGTTACCGTGAAAAAATCTAGAAGTCCTTCTTgctcatcaacaaaagaaaaatagccATTAATGTATGCATCTGCAAGGCCTAAGTCAGCCTCTGTTGCAACCTGTTAGGAAATTTAAAGTCTGAATTTCGGTGGAGAGTTACattataaagaaacaaaataaggcCAAGTTATGTAGGAAACTGAACCTTCCAGTAAAACAAGGGATCATGCACTTTTGAGAATGATTTTATCTGCCTTATCTTATCTTCcccttcaaaaacaaaaattgtacCTCCTTCCTCTAGTAACCTGATTTGCAGGAAGACGAAAGTTTTGTGAAATTACAAAAGTGAGCACTAGCAGAATCAagtaaaactaatttttttgaGGCTTGTAAATAACAAACTCACGTTAGAGAACcaataactatatatttttccagAAATTTAGTAACGATAGGTCGAGCTCCAGTTTCAGCCCATGAAAGCACCATGTGTTTTGGGTTTCTTAAGGGAATATAGTTTTTCCCAAGCACACTGTTTGCTGTAACTATGCCAGCctaaaagataagataaaatatttatcagCTCATGACAAGCGCACTGATACCATTTCATGATATGCCAAACTAGATATTGGATACAGATGTCTCTTTTTTTTGGGTAATGTACTTTTGGAATGGCAATTTCTGAAAAACATATTACAAACCTTTAGTCTATGCTCTTGAAAACCATAGCCTGAAGAAAAAGAGTGATAAAATTAATCACCAACTTTCTTTTTTATGAGGAATTTACTTTGAGTGAGGTTAATAGTTACTTTAATCAACAAAACACAGCAATATCTTACCTTGGTATGCCCCACAAAACCAAATTCCTCTTTTCCCTTGTATTTTGTCAAGTTCAAGAGAAGCTTTAGATGCTGCAACTGATGGTATTGGATGGCTAGTTTCCCATTTAAGTTTAGTATGTTTTGGGATGAATTGAGGATTGAGTGTCACCAGGAAAGGTAAATCAGTGGAACCGAGGTTCTGCAAACTCATGCATGAAAATTGAGTCATTGAAGCATTcagaatatatatgtatatattgttaggaataattaaaaactattgTGACTCTCATAATAAGTCAAGATGAACGCCACAGGACAAACCTGATAAGTTTGATAGTTCTTTAAAGAACCAAATAGATTTCTCTCACTTTTTAATAATCAACCAAAAATCCTTTTCATTCCATAGTTCATCCCTTATATAGACTATTACAAGAAATATTAAGCATTAAACTCCAAATATTAAACTCATGCATGCTTAGAAACAAGAAACATTAAATACTCATGCATGCTTTGTAACAAGAAACATTAAATACTCATGCATGCTTTGGGACAATCACAAATTAACCACTCTTCTTTTCCAAAGCATTGAAGTATGAGAAGCATTGATGGTGAGTTTTAATGATAATAACTAATTGATGATAGCTTTAATGATGTGGATCAAactttgttcttcattgatgatGAGCTTGTAATCTTGTTTGAGTTGAACCTCTTGAATTAATCCAGCAAGAGCCTCCTTGAATTTCTTAGCCCGACCTCGTGTGATTGGTCCAATTGTGACTTGAAGGGGATCATGATCCTCTTTGTTAGTTTTGGACACGTTTTTATCACGAATCCTTGTCcaaagatttcaaaaaattttgcGAAGAATGTGGTATTCAACAAGAGCCCAACACTCCTTATACACCTCAGTAGAACGGTGTTGCAGAGAGGAAAAATAGAACTATCATTGAGATGGCTAGAAGCTTTCTCAAAGAAGGTGGACTTCCAAATCAATATTGGGCCGAAGCTATAGCAACTTTGGTGTACTTATTGAATCTCTCACCAACTAAGGCTGTGAAGAATTGCACTCCTTATGAAGCATGGAGAGGTATAAAACCAATTGTAAGTCATTTACGTATATTTGGGTGCATTGCCTTTACTCTAATTCCATCACAACATCATCAAAAGCTTGATAGTAAGGTAGAGAAATGTATTTTCATAGGGTACAGTACTAAGTCCAAAGCATATAAGTTGTACAACCCTATTACATTGAAAGTCATTGTAAGAAGAGATGTAGTTTTTAATGAGGATGGTAGATGGGATTGGAGTGAGAGACATCAAGCCGAGCCCAATAAAATTCTCTTGGAGCCAACTAAAGTTGCACCATCATCTGTTATTCCATTCCACAACAATGATGAAGGTCTAAGAAGAAGCATTGAGGAGACAAACAACAATGTAGTAGGGTTGACTAGAAGTGCAAGAAGCCCATAAGGACCATCAAGCTCAGAAGTAGTAGCTGAAGACCATGCTCCTCATACATATGATGAATCAAGCCAAAGAAAAATCAGGTCATTGAGAAAAATTTATGAAAGGTGCACATTTGCTTTAAATGTGTTAGATCCTACAACACATGAGGAGGCAGTTGAGTCAAAAGAGTGGAAGAATGCTATGCAAGAAGAATTCACATCAATTTTGAGAAACAACATGTGGAACCTTGATAAGGAAAACAACATGTTGGACTAAAATGGGTGTACAAGACAAAGATTGGTGCAGATGGGAGCATTCTTAGGCGCAAAGCATGTCTTGTGTCACGTGGGTATTCACAAAAATATGGTGTGGACTTTGAAGAAACATATTCTCTAGTTGCTCAGTTTGAAACGATGAGGATGCTTCTCGCCCTAGCTGCTCAACAGCGATGGGAAGTGTACCGGCTCAAAGTCAAATCGACATTTTCAAATGGTGAGTTACAGGAGGGGGTCTATGTTGAGCAACCTAAAGGTTTCATGGTGGATGGAAGTGAAGCCAAAGTGTACCGATTCAGGAAGGCCctttatgggttaaaacaaGCCCCCGAGGCTTGGTATAGCAAGATAAACTCTCACTTTCTGCATCATGGCTTCCAAAGATGTGAAAGTGAGCCAACTTAATTTGTATCAGAAGAAGGAGGGAGATAATGAACTGCTGGTTATATTCACAAACAATGGCAGAAAACTTCAAACTGGGAATGATGGAAATATTTGAAATGACGAACCTTGAGTTGTTGCACTATTTTCTAGTCTTGGAGGTCATGCAAGAGAAGGGTGGCATCTTTATTTCACAAAGAAATTATGCAATGAATCTGCTTAAAAGTTATAATATGCTTTATTGTAAGTCTACAGCAACTCCCATGAATATTGGAGAAAAATTTCAGTAATGTGACTGGTCAAGCAATGCAGAATCAAAGATGTATAGGAAATTGGTTGGTATGCTAATATACTTAACACATACCTGACCGGACATATCTTTCTCGGTGGGCATAATCTCAAGATTCATGAACTCCCCTACAAAGCAACATCTTGGCGCTGCTAGACGCATCTTGAGGTACATTTTCGGAACATTAGACTTTGGGTTTATTCCACACAGGTTCCAGAGTTCAGGCTGGTAATACACCGATAGCGACTGGGCTAGATTAGTTGAAGACTGGAAGAGCACCTTAGGGAATATATTCACCATGGGTTCAACTGCTGTCACTTGGAGCTCCAAAAAGCAAGAGATAACGACATTATCCATAACTGAGGCAGAATATATATCGGTAACGTCATTAGCTTGTCAGCCAGTGTGGCTAAGAAGACTTTTATCCAATATTAGGGAAGAACAAAAGAATGCAATAACTGAGATCTATTGTGAGAATAGGTCTGCCATTGCACTCACTAAAAATCCAATTCAGCATGGGAGAACAAAGCACATCgacattcgatttcattttaTTCGAAGCCTATTTACAGAATGTTCAATATCTCTAAGGTACCGCAACATAGAAGACCAAATGGCAGATATTCTCACTAAATCATTGCCTACTCAGAAGTTTCGTTATTTGAGAATGATGCTTGGAGTTTGCAGCTTTGAATTACAGGGAGATGTTAGGAATAATTAAAACTATTGTGACTCTCATAATAAGTCCCACGTGAAGGTTTGCATGGTCAAAGGAGACTTGGTAGTAGCTGTTGTGTTGGGTGGTTGTGTTTTGTTAAGATTCCCTTGAATTTAAAATCAGGGTTTTATTAGTAACGTTGGTGTCTTTAAATAAGCATGCAGTGTTTGAaagtaataataagaaaatcTCTCTTTTGCTTTTCCTCAGACTGTGTGCATAATAACAACTctgttcttctatttttaaatctctACTATTCTTTTTACCATAATATACCAGTTTTTatccaacatatatatatatatatatatatatcctacaGAGATTGCACCACAAACCTGAAGTAAATTGAGCCAATATGTAAGGCATGCACCCTTGCTT
This window encodes:
- the LOC120258614 gene encoding LOW QUALITY PROTEIN: uncharacterized protein LOC120258614 (The sequence of the model RefSeq protein was modified relative to this genomic sequence to represent the inferred CDS: deleted 1 base in 1 codon), with protein sequence MVSIGKVRDNRNGGRDGGPEDEKAEVTYPNMMEFFEKLGVEMERSDMSFSVSLDEGKGCEWGSRNGLAGLFAQKRNALNPFFLKMISEILKFKEDTLNYLDKFENNPDMGRNETLEHFIKSHGYSQLFQKAYLVPICTASVWPCSSEVIMNFSAFLVLSFCQNHHLFQFFGRTQWLTVKSRSHSYVKKVREELENRSCQIRTGFEVKSITSTDASCYVNGANCSKERYDACVISVQAPDALKILGNQATYEETRTLGAFQYAYSDLYVHRDTSLMPKNPSAWSAWNFFGTSSKGACLTYWLNLLQNLGSTDLPFLVTLNPQFIPKHTKLKWETSHPIPSVAASKASLELDKIQGKRGIWFCGAYQGYGFQEHRLKAGIVTANSVLGKNYIPLRNPKHMVLSWAETGARPIVTKFLEKYIVIGSLTLLEEGGTIFVFEGEDKIRQIKSFSKVHDPLFYWKVATEADLGLADAYINGYFSFVDEQEGLLDFFTILIANMDLRNSSRKTINRGWWTPLLLIARVASARYFFRHVSRQNTIPQARQNISQHYDLSNAFFSLFLDETMTYSSAIFKSENEDLKVAQIRKISLLIEKARINSQHEILDIGCGWGSLAIEVVKQTGCKYTGITLSKEQLHYAQSRVKDAGLEDRITFLLCDYRQLPRSRKYNRIISCEMIEHIGHEYMGEFFSCCDSVLAEDGVFVLQFSSIPDERYDEHRRSSGFMKEYIFTGGCLPSLSRITSAMASSSRLCVEQLENIGIHYYRTLRCWRDNFMANKCKILSLGFDEKFIRTWEYYFSYRAAGFKTRTLGNYQVVFSRPGNNKVFSDPYEGFPAA